The following are encoded in a window of Aromatoleum petrolei genomic DNA:
- a CDS encoding LysR family transcriptional regulator, giving the protein MSARDPDRTLDPYLLRVFCQLVAERNVSRVAVRMNQSQPAISAALKTLREIFGDRLLVREKDGMVPTERALQLAEHARRALEEIDQLTGGAASFSPVESRHTFRVGAPEYLAPVFMASFAERFRREAPNASLVVESLGPNVDFEKALAEGRLDIVIGNWPEPPERMRMSMLLEDEIVCLVSSRHPAARRGLTEKQYLSATHIVPLPYSLSQRGLIDMHLAGMRVSRDSRVIVQSFYLAPYLLPGTDLVFTTSRHFARFYANLLPLAIVASPIAFPPMRFYQLWHDRTQDSESHRWLRRLLLECGRNVQ; this is encoded by the coding sequence ATGAGCGCGCGCGATCCGGACAGGACGCTCGATCCCTACCTGCTGCGCGTGTTCTGCCAGCTGGTGGCCGAACGCAACGTGTCGCGCGTCGCGGTGCGCATGAACCAGTCGCAGCCGGCGATCAGCGCGGCGCTGAAGACGCTGCGCGAGATCTTTGGCGACCGCCTGCTGGTGCGCGAGAAGGACGGCATGGTGCCGACCGAGCGTGCGCTGCAGCTCGCCGAGCATGCGCGGCGGGCGCTGGAGGAGATCGACCAGCTCACCGGCGGTGCGGCCTCGTTCAGCCCGGTCGAGAGCCGCCACACCTTCCGCGTTGGTGCGCCGGAATACCTCGCGCCCGTGTTCATGGCGAGCTTCGCCGAGCGCTTCCGCCGCGAGGCGCCGAACGCAAGCCTGGTCGTGGAGTCCCTGGGGCCGAACGTCGACTTCGAGAAGGCGCTCGCCGAGGGCCGCCTCGACATCGTGATCGGCAACTGGCCCGAACCGCCCGAGCGGATGCGCATGTCGATGCTCCTCGAGGACGAGATCGTGTGCCTGGTGAGTTCGCGCCACCCTGCGGCGCGACGCGGCCTGACCGAGAAGCAGTACCTCAGCGCGACCCACATCGTCCCGCTGCCGTACTCGCTGTCGCAGCGCGGCCTCATCGACATGCACCTCGCGGGCATGCGCGTGTCGCGCGATTCGCGCGTGATCGTGCAGTCCTTCTACCTTGCGCCCTACCTGCTGCCGGGCACAGACCTGGTGTTCACGACCAGCCGGCACTTCGCGCGCTTCTACGCGAACCTGCTGCCGCTCGCGATCGTCGCGTCGCCGATCGCGTTTCCGCCGATGCGCTTCTACCAGCTATGGCACGACCGCACGCAGGATTCCGAGAGCCACCGCTGGCTGCGGCGCCTGCTGCTCGAGTGCGGGCGCAACGTG